In Spirosoma pollinicola, the genomic window GATCATCCCTTTTACATAATCTGACCCGCTCGATGCCGAGGCCAGTCCGCCAATAACCACTTTTACCGTAGGGTCAGCATTTTTTACGCCTACACCCGGCCCCATGCTGTTTTTATGGCCATCATAAAACGCCGACAGGTTCGCGGCATATTCGCGGGCTGTCTGGTAAGCTTTCCGGCCTTTCCACCACTTGTCGCGTTCGTTGTCGCACTCAATGTATTTGATTAACCCCATGCCTATTTTTATTGAGTTTGGGGTGTCACCCGTCCAGCGGGGAGTCGAGTTAACACTCAGCAAGGCCGGATTCACATTTGTGTTATAGCCGTATCGGGCCATGTATTGAAAACCCATTTTTGCCTGCTCCAGATAAGACGTTGGGTCGGCGAAATCTTTACCAAACCGTAGGGGTGTATTCTCGGCATCGCGCTGATCCTGCGGATAGGTGTTGACCATCCAGTCGGGAATGGTTTTCAGACAGGCCAGCACCTCAATACCATCTGCTTTACAGCGTTCATAAATAGCGTCGAAATTCCAGCCACCGCTCATCGTTGGGCTGTATGAGTAACTGGCTTCATTGGACTCAAGCTTATTCCAGTCCATGTAATGCCGGATGCCGGAAAACCCTTTGACGATGTTCATTTTGGCCTCATTGACCATCCAGGGTGTATTGCCATCTTCGAAGTTCCACTCATAAGCGTTCACGCCCAGCATATCGCCAAGTTTAACAGACTTTGCCGGTACCGGGGTTGGTGTCTGGCTGGGTGGCGTGTAGGAACCGTAAAGTTCCATCTCGGTGGGGAAAGCACCGTACGTATTGATGACCAGATAGCGGGCGTTGCTGATTGGCTGATCCAGTTTAAAACGCATATTACCGCTCGTTGACCGGTTGGGGTACGGCCCTACCCAGTTCGCATAGTCGCTGCCCGTAAAGGTGGCAACCGGAATCCGCTGCCATTGGTCGTTGATCACCCACAAGGTCATTGGGTTATCCTGACACGAGCCGACAAAATCATACAACCGCACGCTTTCGAGGGTTATCGTCTCGCCGTTGAGTAACGGATAATAGGCATCGTACTGAGGCAGCACTTTACCCCAACCCGTTTCTACCACGGCATCTGTAACCCCATCGAATAGTCCCTGTAGCCCGTTGCTTACATTGGTAAGCTGATACCAGCGTTTGGCATCGATTGGAATTTTCTTTTCGGGCGCAATGATCGAAGAGGCACGAACAACCTGCGTTTGTACTACATTTTCGGCCGCTAGGAAGGTAGATGATGCAACCTGCGATGCGGTAATTATTGCCGTTCCGGCAGCCACGACAGACGCCTTCCACGAACCGGAAGCGTTCGACACAGTAAGTACAGATGGATTAGATGATGTGAATGTAATAGGCGTATCCGTATTGGTACTCGTGGCGATTAGCGCAAACTCACCGTCGTCGGTTGTTTTATCGGGCAACGCGGCAAAACTGATGCTTGCCGGTGCCAGAATTATGCCCCCCTGAGTGATGTTGACCCAGTTGAAATTCCAGGCTCCGCGCACCGAGTAGATACGCAGCACCTGACTCCCGGCTTGCAGCGTAGCCGTTGTGTTGACGGTTGTCCAGTTTTGCCAGCCGCCCGTGCGAGGTACGTCGAGGCTACCCAACACCACCCCCGCTTCATTTTTTATGTTAATTAATCCATTGCCCCAACTGTTGGCCACCCGAAACCCAAACGTGTAGACGCCCGTTGTGGGCACCGTAACGTTATAATCCATCCAGTCGTTGTCGTCAATATAATTAATGTCGATTCCGCCATCGGTATCAGACGCTTGTTCAGGGCGAACATCCGTTGCCACATCGAAGCTTTCAGCCTCCAGTTTTCCGGGAAGGGTATGTCCATCGGCGGCTTCGAACCAGTTGAGATTCCAGTCGCCTTTCAGGACATAAATCCGCAATGTTTGGCTGCCTGCGTTCAGGCGGGCCGTTGCACCAATCGTCTGCCAGTTTTGCGTGCCGCCCGTTCGGGGCACACTAACGGTACTCACCACCGTGCCATTGGCCAACCGAAGTTCAAAAGCCGAGCCATCGCCATAGCCATTGGCGACACGAAACCGGAATGAGTAAACCCCGTTGTGCGGCACATTGATGGCATAGTCCATCCAGTCGCCGGTGTCGATGTTTCCAACATTTTGACCACCGCCATCATCAGCTGTTGATTCGGTGCCAATTCCCTGCATAGTGGCGTAATTTTCAGCTTCAACACGGCCTGGTAAGTTTACAGCTAGCAGGCTGGTCGACATGAAATTAAATCGACTCTGCTTTTTCGATGTAAAAGCGAATAAACTGAAAGCAAGTAAACCTATACTATTAACAATGAGTATATAGGTGTAAGCAGAACGTAGAAATTTGCTCATATATAGAAAAGGGGGTTTAATTATGGCTAAAATTTAAAGTTTTATTTATTATTATAAAATAAAACTTACTAAATAGAACCTTTATCTAAAAATTGTTAATATTGTGTACTTCTTTTCAGCATTATATATAATATACTCATAGTCTCTTTAACCATAATGGCTTTTATACTGTATTTCACTTGTGTATTTATAGGTGGCTACCTTTTATTCAACGTTGCTTATTTTCTTATATCGGCAATTGCCGGTCGTTTAGGCAGCGCCGACGATGTTTCTCCATCAAAGGCTGTGGATCGATTTCGCCGGATTGCGGTGCTGATTCCAGCCTATAAAGAGGATGCTGTTATTGTGGGCTCAGTAATAGCCAATTTAAACCAGACCTATCCATCGGATTTATTCGACCTGATCGTCATTGCCGATTCGTTTCAGCCACAAACACTGGAAAAGCTTTCCCGCTATCCAATACAGGTCATTCGTGTTGAATTTGAGCAGTCGACCGTTCAAAAATCCATTATATATGCTCTCAATTCGCTTCCTGAAAATGTATATGATATTGTTGTGATTTCTGACGCTGATAATCATATGGCGGCCGATTTTCTGGAGCGAATCAATCAGGCATTCGGGCAGGGATGGCGGGCTATTCAGGGACACCGGGTTGCCAAGAACACTAATAAAGGCGTAGCCATTTTCGACGCTATGAACGAAGAGGTTAACAACAATCTATTCCGGGCAGGACAGCGGGCGCTGGGGCTTTCGGCTATGTGTACAGGATCAGGCATGGCATTTGAGCCAACTTTGCTGAAAGATGCGCTGGATCAGATAAAGACAGTAGGTGGTTACGACAAAGAGCTGGAAATGCTATTGACGATAAATCACATTAAAGTTGGCTATTTGCAAGAGGCTATCATTTATGACGAAAAAGTACAGAATGTAGCGGTATTCAACAAACAGCGAACACGATGGATAGCCGCTCAAGTGTACTTCGTAAAAGCCTACTTTACAATTGGTATACAGCAACTGGTCAAGGGCAATGGACAGGCCTTCAATTCAATGTTTCGCTCGCTGTTGCTTCCCCGACTGATTTTATTGACTATTTTATATCTACTGGCATTTGCGAGCCTTTTTATTGACAATCAGGAATTTAAACTTTTAAGCTTGGGAGCATTTGGGTTTATGGTCATAAGCCTGGCCATATCAATTCCTGTCTCTTTATGGCAAAAATTATCAATACGCGACTTTTTGGTGCTACCGATGTTGATCTTCAGCATGTTTAAATCGCTGCTTAACTTTAAAAAAGCCAGCAAAGTATTTTTACATACGCCCCACGCCGAAACATCGGACGTGAACTAAGCAGCAATTGAGGCTGGCCAACCTTATTTCTGATACCTGAACTTCAGAATATATCCTTTTTTCCCGTCGCCCTCACTGGCAATGTACAGATCGCCGTTTGGCGCAAAACAAATGCCTTCGGGCTGTCGAAACGCTTTTGGATCGAGCGATTCTGAATAAATAATTTTAGCTTGTCGGCTGGTAATAAGCAGGCGTTTCCCTGCCGATGTAAGGATGTACCACTCCCCGGTAATGGGATGTACGGCAATGCCCGATGGTTTATAGGTTTTGGGGTCAATCCCCGCCCCTTTCAGTTGCTCGTCGTTGAGGCTCATGTCTTTAAAAACAGCCCGATTCAACAGATCGAACGAGTAAACAGCTTTATCGCTCGACCCTTCACCATTTTTTACAGCTATAAGCAGTCGTTTCGTTTTAGGGTTATAGCCAAGTCCTTCTACTTCGGTTTTTTTGGGTAAGTCGGTTTTTGTCCGGCCAATTTTTGTTGATTCGGGTTTAAATCGGAACAACGTACCGTTACTTTCAAGGACATACACTTCGTCGTTTACATACTCGATGCCCTCAAAATCGCCATAACCACCAAAGCCAAAATCCTTTACGACATTTCCTTTTTTTGTATCGAATACATATACGACAGCCTCTTCGTCCTGAACGCACAACAACTGATCGTCCTTATAATAGGTTAAGCCCGATATTTCTTTCAACTCTTTTGGCAGCGTGTAGTTTTCGTCAGGCTTACTGAGTTGGTAAGGGAGTTTAAATACGGCATCAAGCGTTCCGGTTTCCGGCTTGTCGGTTTGTTTGGCCGAGGGGCCGCAGCCTGCCAACAACACTAGTAATCCGATAACAAAGCGATTCATAAAAAAACAGGTTTGGGTTAACTGTATAGAATTGACATCAAGGCATATGCCACCCGACAGCCTATTGCACTTAGCCCGCTGAAAACCAGAATCATACCAGAAAAAGTGGCACTCGTCAAGTTTTAGTTTCGGGTAGCGTGTTCAACCTACACCTTTGTTTCAGTTAAACGAAACAAAAACTAAAGAAGCCATGAAAAATGTACTCATTCTGATGCTGGGTTTGGTAATCGGAACCACATCGTTCGCTCAAACAACAGAACACATAACGCCCGTCGCCACCGTTTCCATCACCACCGACCAGAAACTCAAGCTGGTTGTTGATCGGGAAGATGCCGTTGCCAGCGTGACCCTGCGCGATACACAAGGGCATTTACTTTATAGTTCTAACGTCAATCTTCGCGAAGGGTTTACGCAAAAATTCAATATTGACGAACTCACGGCTGGCTCCTATCAATTGGCCGTTGCAGTTGGTAACGATTCATTCGTTAAGACGTTTGTGGTTGCAGACCAACCCGCTCAGAAATTAATAGCCTTACGTTCATGAACAGAATGGCGTCATTCAGATTCCCGAAACCGGCATTCCGCCGGTTTCTTTTTTGTTGGTTTTCCAGAATTACTAGTTTTGATTATAAACCTTACCTACCATGACGTACCGTTTAACGACTTCGCAAAAGTGGCAGCTCGCCGTTAGCGTGTTCGTTATATACTTTCCTATTCGATTATATGTCAATGTCCCATCGCTGAGTTGGTTATTAATGGCCCGCAGCGTTCCCTTCTGGATACTGGAAACGGCCCTGACTGTTTTATTCTTTTATGCCTGGCTCACCGTAACCGAGTGGCTTCAGCAGGAGTTATTCAAGCGTTTCGGCGAGGATTTCCTCATTGAGTTCAAGATACCGGCCCAGCTGGCTACCCTGGTCATTGCCAGCGCCCTGGCCCTTGTTTTTAACTTTGCCTTTTCCATGACATGGCGGGGTCTGGATACCGTTCTGGAAAATAATTTCGGTATTTATCGTGAACAGGACATTCGTCCACAACGACCAGCGATGACACCTACCATCCTGGAAGAACGGCGCAAACGAGCCGAACAACGCCGACGGGTAAACAATGGCTTGACGGTTATGGCTATGCTGTCGGCTTTTTATCTGGCCGCTAACCGCCGGGCTTACCGGGAGCTGGAAGTTGTGCAGGTACGCGCCGAACGGCTGGAAAAAGAGAATGTTCAGGCGCAGTTTGCGGCCCTGAAAAGTCAGGTGAATCCTCATTTCCTGTTCAACAGCCTCAGCATATTATCCTCTTTAGTTCATGCCGATGCGGAGCTATCCGAGAAATTTATTGACCAGTTGTCCAGGGCTTACCGCTATATTCTGGAACAGAAAGATAACGAGCGGGTGCTGCTCAAAACCGAACTGGAGTTTATTCAAGCCTATCGCTTTTTATTGAATATCCGCTTCGAGAACAAATTCGATGTGCTGATCACGGTGCCTGAGGCCGACCAGACCCGGTACAGCATAGCGCCACTTACCTTACAA contains:
- a CDS encoding sensor histidine kinase gives rise to the protein MTYRLTTSQKWQLAVSVFVIYFPIRLYVNVPSLSWLLMARSVPFWILETALTVLFFYAWLTVTEWLQQELFKRFGEDFLIEFKIPAQLATLVIASALALVFNFAFSMTWRGLDTVLENNFGIYREQDIRPQRPAMTPTILEERRKRAEQRRRVNNGLTVMAMLSAFYLAANRRAYRELEVVQVRAERLEKENVQAQFAALKSQVNPHFLFNSLSILSSLVHADAELSEKFIDQLSRAYRYILEQKDNERVLLKTELEFIQAYRFLLNIRFENKFDVLITVPEADQTRYSIAPLTLQLLVENAVKHNRMSAKEPLKVHIMLDQDCLVVKNNLQPRPQSETSTGMGLQNIITRYALLTARPVWVGESEGNFVVKVPLLLNERMNESASDRASVSRSS
- a CDS encoding carbohydrate-binding protein — encoded protein: MSKFLRSAYTYILIVNSIGLLAFSLFAFTSKKQSRFNFMSTSLLAVNLPGRVEAENYATMQGIGTESTADDGGGQNVGNIDTGDWMDYAINVPHNGVYSFRFRVANGYGDGSAFELRLANGTVVSTVSVPRTGGTQNWQTIGATARLNAGSQTLRIYVLKGDWNLNWFEAADGHTLPGKLEAESFDVATDVRPEQASDTDGGIDINYIDDNDWMDYNVTVPTTGVYTFGFRVANSWGNGLINIKNEAGVVLGSLDVPRTGGWQNWTTVNTTATLQAGSQVLRIYSVRGAWNFNWVNITQGGIILAPASISFAALPDKTTDDGEFALIATSTNTDTPITFTSSNPSVLTVSNASGSWKASVVAAGTAIITASQVASSTFLAAENVVQTQVVRASSIIAPEKKIPIDAKRWYQLTNVSNGLQGLFDGVTDAVVETGWGKVLPQYDAYYPLLNGETITLESVRLYDFVGSCQDNPMTLWVINDQWQRIPVATFTGSDYANWVGPYPNRSTSGNMRFKLDQPISNARYLVINTYGAFPTEMELYGSYTPPSQTPTPVPAKSVKLGDMLGVNAYEWNFEDGNTPWMVNEAKMNIVKGFSGIRHYMDWNKLESNEASYSYSPTMSGGWNFDAIYERCKADGIEVLACLKTIPDWMVNTYPQDQRDAENTPLRFGKDFADPTSYLEQAKMGFQYMARYGYNTNVNPALLSVNSTPRWTGDTPNSIKIGMGLIKYIECDNERDKWWKGRKAYQTAREYAANLSAFYDGHKNSMGPGVGVKNADPTVKVVIGGLASASSGSDYVKGMIDWCKQYRGYKPDGTVNLCWDIINYHMYSDNTSSSQSGTSTRGAAPEVTPVNLIAEDFRQTAHRQSYDMPVWITETGYDVNQGSPLRAIPIGNKSALETQGDWILRTALLYARQGIEKVFFYQLYDDNSTGGMFGTSGLANGDNLTRRPAADYLYQTKKLFGDYIYKETINRNPFVDRYERNGNSAYVLVVPDEVGRTATYTLDLGSATQARVYRPKVGSNDMDMELVSTNQGKLQLTVTETPLFVMPGNIAPNARQAAVATSDVKSLDEVVRVFPNPTASFVTVQAERSSTYSLKINVFDAGMSHMHQQVKIQGQGDRFSGEVDLSRLPVGTYLLEIKQGTERIVRKVLKVE
- a CDS encoding glycosyltransferase: MAFILYFTCVFIGGYLLFNVAYFLISAIAGRLGSADDVSPSKAVDRFRRIAVLIPAYKEDAVIVGSVIANLNQTYPSDLFDLIVIADSFQPQTLEKLSRYPIQVIRVEFEQSTVQKSIIYALNSLPENVYDIVVISDADNHMAADFLERINQAFGQGWRAIQGHRVAKNTNKGVAIFDAMNEEVNNNLFRAGQRALGLSAMCTGSGMAFEPTLLKDALDQIKTVGGYDKELEMLLTINHIKVGYLQEAIIYDEKVQNVAVFNKQRTRWIAAQVYFVKAYFTIGIQQLVKGNGQAFNSMFRSLLLPRLILLTILYLLAFASLFIDNQEFKLLSLGAFGFMVISLAISIPVSLWQKLSIRDFLVLPMLIFSMFKSLLNFKKASKVFLHTPHAETSDVN
- a CDS encoding SdiA-regulated domain-containing protein — translated: MNRFVIGLLVLLAGCGPSAKQTDKPETGTLDAVFKLPYQLSKPDENYTLPKELKEISGLTYYKDDQLLCVQDEEAVVYVFDTKKGNVVKDFGFGGYGDFEGIEYVNDEVYVLESNGTLFRFKPESTKIGRTKTDLPKKTEVEGLGYNPKTKRLLIAVKNGEGSSDKAVYSFDLLNRAVFKDMSLNDEQLKGAGIDPKTYKPSGIAVHPITGEWYILTSAGKRLLITSRQAKIIYSESLDPKAFRQPEGICFAPNGDLYIASEGDGKKGYILKFRYQK